One genomic window of Streptomyces sp. NBC_01276 includes the following:
- the hemG gene encoding protoporphyrinogen oxidase, protein MTMRSVIVVGGGISGLAAAWQLRGRADVTVVESRAKVGGALRTGTIAGTAVDEGAESLTALRPEAVELATAVGLGGALRDPAPAATAIWTHGGLRTLPPGHVMGVPTDPAALVGTGLLSAEGVARLAAEESLPAAPLTEDCSVGAYLGARLGREAVDRLVEPILAGVHAGRADRLSLHAVLPRIAALAERGGPLLPALRRMKAAGGTHPAAGAVRGLAGGTGRLPQAVAGACGARILTGTTARSLGRLPGDRWRVRAVTADGPLTMDADAVVLALPAHAAAELLQPHSPRAEAELSAIPHASTAVITMAFPRGRAHRFPEGNGFLVPAVDGHVLKAASFLSNKWSWTDEAAPAAFVLRASIGRIGEEELLGRPDRHLIRAAVAELHRAAGPLGEPLAARVTRWDRALPQYGVGHRARVARIREATAELPSLALCGAAYEGVGVAACVATGRAAARQVLTPAPGVTPAAA, encoded by the coding sequence ATGACCATGCGTTCAGTGATCGTCGTGGGTGGCGGCATCAGCGGCCTCGCGGCCGCCTGGCAGCTGCGCGGCCGGGCGGACGTCACCGTGGTGGAGAGCAGGGCCAAGGTCGGCGGCGCACTGCGCACCGGCACCATCGCCGGCACGGCCGTCGACGAGGGCGCGGAATCCCTGACGGCGCTGCGCCCGGAGGCCGTGGAACTGGCGACCGCCGTCGGACTCGGCGGCGCCCTGCGCGACCCGGCCCCGGCCGCCACCGCCATCTGGACCCACGGCGGGCTGCGCACGCTCCCGCCCGGCCACGTGATGGGCGTCCCGACCGACCCGGCCGCGCTGGTCGGCACGGGCCTGCTCTCGGCGGAGGGCGTCGCACGGCTCGCGGCCGAGGAGAGCCTGCCCGCCGCACCGCTCACCGAGGACTGCTCGGTCGGCGCGTACCTCGGCGCCCGCCTCGGCCGGGAGGCCGTGGACCGGCTGGTCGAACCGATACTGGCCGGGGTCCACGCGGGCCGCGCCGACCGGCTCTCGCTGCACGCGGTCCTGCCCCGGATCGCCGCCCTCGCCGAACGGGGCGGCCCGCTGCTGCCCGCACTGCGCCGGATGAAGGCGGCGGGCGGCACGCACCCGGCGGCGGGCGCCGTCCGGGGCCTGGCCGGCGGCACCGGCCGCCTCCCGCAGGCGGTCGCCGGCGCCTGCGGGGCGCGGATCCTCACCGGGACCACGGCCCGCTCCCTGGGGCGTCTTCCCGGCGACCGCTGGCGGGTACGGGCCGTGACGGCCGACGGCCCGCTGACCATGGACGCGGACGCGGTGGTCCTGGCCCTGCCGGCCCACGCGGCCGCGGAACTGCTGCAACCGCACTCCCCCCGGGCGGAGGCCGAACTGTCGGCGATCCCGCACGCCTCCACCGCGGTCATCACCATGGCCTTCCCCCGCGGCCGGGCACACCGCTTCCCCGAGGGCAACGGCTTCCTGGTCCCGGCGGTGGACGGGCACGTCCTCAAGGCGGCGTCCTTCCTCTCCAACAAGTGGTCCTGGACGGACGAGGCGGCGCCCGCCGCCTTCGTGCTGCGCGCGTCGATCGGGCGGATCGGGGAGGAGGAGCTGCTGGGCCGCCCGGACCGGCACCTGATCCGGGCAGCCGTCGCCGAACTCCACCGGGCGGCGGGCCCCCTGGGCGAGCCCCTCGCCGCCCGCGTGACCCGCTGGGACCGGGCCCTGCCGCAGTACGGCGTCGGGCACCGCGCACGCGTGGCCCGCATCCGCGAGGCCACCGCGGAGCTGCCGTCGCTGGCGCTGTGCGGAGCGGCGTACGAGGGCGTGGGCGTGGCCGCCTGCGTGGCCACGGGCCGGGCCGCGGCCCGCCAGGTGCTGACCCCGGCCCCGGGCGTGACCCCGGCAGCGGCCTGA
- a CDS encoding alpha/beta hydrolase: MPRNVVRTAAAATLTAALLTTGACAGGGSGTAGRPQGGSTQEPKPLKWGECSPPTAAEGGGQTPGKDWQCATLDVPLDYANPGGKTIPIALIRARARDQKHRLGSLVFNFGGPGGSGVSTLPGAAQEYAALRARYDLVSFDPRGVGRSAPVLCEDDKQLDAYYAQDSSPATPEQEKAFLDGVKKYREACRKNSGAVLPHVGTENAARDLDRVRQALGDEKLNYFGISYGTELGGVYAHLFPKNVGRAVFDAVVDPTQNAEQGALGQAKGFQLALGNFAQDCVDRGDACRLQGSTAKEIEANVTKLQKALAAKPIAGIGDRQLTDSAATNGIAQALYSKELWPLLEQGLDEAEGGQGQLLMALSDALNGRDQQGRYSNILAANTAINCADSKDRYTLAQTKAKLPEFRKASPVFGDFLGWAMLSCLDWPVAGAWNTPDVSAPGAAPILVIGNTGDPATPYEGARKMAERLGKDVGVELTYKGEGHGAYNSGDACVQQAVNSYLLDGKVPGKGTVCTPAASPSPAASPTPA; this comes from the coding sequence ATGCCCAGAAACGTCGTTCGGACAGCCGCCGCCGCAACCCTCACCGCCGCGCTGCTCACCACCGGCGCCTGCGCCGGCGGCGGTTCCGGTACGGCGGGAAGACCGCAGGGCGGCAGCACCCAGGAGCCCAAGCCCCTGAAGTGGGGCGAGTGCTCCCCTCCCACCGCTGCCGAAGGCGGTGGGCAGACGCCCGGCAAGGACTGGCAGTGCGCCACCCTCGACGTGCCGCTCGACTACGCGAACCCCGGGGGCAAGACCATCCCGATCGCCCTCATCCGCGCCAGGGCCCGGGACCAGAAGCACCGCCTCGGCTCCCTCGTCTTCAACTTCGGCGGCCCCGGCGGCTCCGGCGTCAGCACCCTCCCCGGCGCCGCCCAGGAGTACGCGGCCCTGCGCGCCCGGTACGACCTGGTGAGCTTCGACCCGCGCGGGGTCGGCCGCAGCGCACCCGTGCTCTGCGAGGACGACAAGCAGCTGGACGCGTACTACGCCCAGGACTCCTCCCCCGCCACGCCGGAGCAGGAGAAGGCCTTCCTCGACGGCGTCAAGAAGTACCGGGAGGCGTGCCGGAAGAACTCCGGCGCCGTGCTGCCCCACGTCGGCACCGAGAACGCCGCCCGCGACCTGGACCGTGTCCGCCAGGCCCTGGGCGACGAGAAGCTCAACTACTTCGGGATCTCCTACGGCACGGAACTCGGCGGGGTCTACGCCCACCTCTTCCCGAAGAACGTCGGCCGGGCGGTGTTCGACGCCGTCGTCGATCCGACCCAGAACGCCGAACAGGGCGCGCTCGGCCAGGCGAAGGGCTTCCAGCTCGCCCTCGGCAACTTCGCCCAGGACTGCGTGGACCGCGGCGACGCCTGCCGGCTCCAGGGCAGCACCGCCAAGGAGATCGAGGCGAACGTCACCAAGCTCCAGAAGGCGCTCGCGGCCAAGCCCATCGCCGGCATCGGCGACCGCCAACTCACCGACTCCGCCGCCACGAACGGCATCGCGCAGGCCCTTTACTCCAAGGAGCTGTGGCCACTGCTGGAGCAGGGCCTGGACGAGGCCGAGGGCGGTCAGGGCCAGCTGCTGATGGCCCTGTCGGACGCCCTCAACGGCCGGGACCAGCAGGGCCGTTACAGCAACATCCTGGCGGCCAACACCGCCATCAACTGCGCTGACTCCAAGGACCGGTACACCCTCGCGCAGACCAAGGCGAAGCTCCCCGAGTTCCGCAAGGCCTCGCCCGTCTTCGGGGACTTCCTCGGCTGGGCCATGCTGAGCTGCCTGGACTGGCCGGTCGCGGGCGCCTGGAACACCCCGGACGTCTCGGCCCCCGGCGCCGCCCCCATCCTGGTGATCGGCAACACCGGCGACCCGGCGACCCCGTACGAGGGCGCGCGCAAGATGGCCGAGCGGCTCGGCAAGGACGTGGGCGTGGAGCTCACCTACAAGGGCGAGGGGCACGGCGCGTACAACAGCGGCGACGCGTGCGTGCAGCAGGCGGTGAACTCCTACCTGCTGGACGGGAAGGTACCGGGGAAGGGCACCGTCTGCACCCCGGCCGCCAGCCCCAGCCCCGCCGCCAGCCCCACGCCCGCCTAG
- the moeZ gene encoding adenylyltransferase/sulfurtransferase MoeZ: protein MSLPPLVEPAAELTVDEVRRYSRHLIIPDVGMDGQKRLKNAKVLAVGAGGLGSPALMYLAAAGVGTLGIVEFDEVDESNLQRQIIHSQADIGRSKAESARDSVLGINPYVNVVLHEERLEAENVMEIFSQYDLIVDGTDNFATRYLVNDACVLLNKPYVWGSIYRFDGQASVFWSEHGPCYRCLYPEPPPPGMVPSCAEGGVLGVLCASIGSIQVTEAIKVLTGVGEPLVGRLMIYDALEMQYRQVKVRKDPDCAVCGPNATVTELIDYEAFCGVVSEEAQEAALGSTITPKQLKEWIDGDEPIEIIDVREKNEYEIVSIPGAKLIPKGEFLMGTALQDLPQDKRIVLHCKTGVRSAEVLAVLKSAGFADAVHVGGGVIGWVHQIEPEKPVY from the coding sequence GTGTCGCTGCCACCCCTGGTAGAGCCAGCTGCTGAGCTCACCGTTGACGAGGTCCGTCGGTACTCCCGCCACCTGATCATCCCGGATGTCGGGATGGACGGCCAGAAGCGCCTGAAGAACGCCAAGGTGCTGGCCGTGGGCGCGGGCGGCCTCGGCTCCCCCGCCCTCATGTACCTGGCCGCGGCCGGCGTGGGCACGCTGGGCATCGTGGAGTTCGACGAGGTCGACGAGTCGAACCTGCAGCGCCAGATCATCCACAGCCAGGCGGACATCGGCCGCTCCAAGGCCGAGTCGGCCCGTGACAGCGTGCTGGGCATCAACCCGTACGTCAACGTGGTCCTTCACGAAGAGCGGCTCGAAGCCGAGAACGTGATGGAGATCTTCAGCCAGTACGACCTCATCGTCGACGGCACGGACAACTTCGCCACGCGCTACCTGGTCAACGACGCCTGCGTGCTGCTGAACAAGCCGTACGTGTGGGGTTCGATCTACCGCTTCGACGGCCAGGCCTCCGTCTTCTGGTCCGAGCACGGTCCGTGCTACCGCTGCCTCTACCCGGAGCCCCCGCCGCCGGGCATGGTCCCGAGCTGCGCCGAGGGCGGCGTGCTGGGCGTGCTCTGCGCGTCCATCGGGTCCATCCAGGTCACCGAGGCCATCAAGGTCCTCACGGGCGTCGGCGAGCCGCTGGTCGGCCGCCTGATGATCTACGACGCCCTGGAGATGCAGTACCGCCAGGTCAAGGTCCGCAAGGACCCCGACTGCGCGGTCTGCGGTCCGAACGCGACCGTCACCGAACTCATCGACTACGAGGCCTTCTGCGGCGTCGTGTCGGAGGAGGCCCAGGAGGCCGCCCTCGGTTCGACGATCACTCCCAAGCAGCTCAAGGAGTGGATCGACGGCGACGAGCCCATCGAGATCATCGACGTCCGTGAGAAGAACGAGTACGAGATCGTCTCGATCCCCGGCGCGAAGCTGATCCCCAAGGGCGAGTTCCTGATGGGCACCGCCCTCCAGGACCTGCCGCAGGACAAGCGCATCGTCTTGCACTGCAAGACGGGTGTCCGCAGTGCGGAAGTCCTCGCTGTCCTGAAGTCCGCGGGCTTCGCGGACGCGGTGCACGTCGGCGGCGGCGTCATCGGCTGGGTCCACCAGATCGAGCCCGAGAAGCCGGTCTACTAG
- a CDS encoding spherulation-specific family 4 protein, translating into MPYLTTPPGATAAAATGAGRLGLGIPGYAHPLLAPVEWAELTRPGTPLHWAVLNVSDGPGGRPDPHCSEAAAKLGRADGTVLGHLAMRDGTRSFGELVSDAHRFRDWYGVGGFYLAGAPSDRDGLAGVRRVTDTLRGLGEGLRIVLGHGTHPCEGYTEAADQLVTFSGAWADYRWSQVAEWTADHPPETFCHLVHGVPRTHLEEALRIARWQGAGTIWFTDRRAAGDRDPWASMPGYWDEIVSRIGPGVSE; encoded by the coding sequence GTGCCGTATCTGACCACTCCGCCGGGGGCCACGGCGGCGGCCGCGACCGGGGCCGGCCGGCTGGGCCTGGGCATCCCCGGTTACGCGCACCCGCTGCTCGCCCCGGTGGAGTGGGCCGAGCTGACCCGCCCGGGGACCCCGCTGCACTGGGCGGTGCTGAACGTCTCCGACGGCCCCGGCGGACGCCCCGACCCGCACTGCTCCGAGGCCGCCGCGAAGCTCGGCCGGGCGGACGGCACGGTCCTCGGGCATCTCGCCATGCGGGACGGAACCCGGTCCTTCGGGGAGCTCGTCTCCGACGCCCACCGCTTCCGCGACTGGTACGGCGTCGGCGGCTTCTACCTCGCCGGAGCCCCCTCGGACCGGGACGGTCTCGCCGGCGTCCGCCGGGTCACCGACACCCTGCGCGGCCTGGGAGAGGGCCTGCGGATCGTCCTCGGACACGGCACGCACCCGTGCGAGGGCTACACGGAGGCCGCCGACCAGCTGGTCACCTTCTCCGGGGCCTGGGCCGACTACCGCTGGTCGCAGGTGGCGGAGTGGACGGCCGACCATCCGCCCGAGACGTTCTGCCACCTCGTCCACGGGGTGCCGCGGACCCACCTGGAGGAGGCGCTGCGGATCGCCCGCTGGCAGGGCGCCGGGACGATCTGGTTCACGGACCGGCGGGCGGCGGGAGACAGGGACCCGTGGGCCTCGATGCCCGGGTACTGGGACGAAATCGTCTCGCGGATCGGACCGGGTGTCTCGGAATGA
- a CDS encoding NAD-dependent epimerase/dehydratase gives MRVLLIGANGYLGRYVADRLLADPAVQLTALGRGDDADVRFDLATGSPGALTRFLDAVHPGVVINCAGATRGGARELTRHNTVAVATICESLRRSGCGARLVQLGCSAEYGPSQPGSSTAEDAVPRPGGPYGVSKLAATELVLGSGLDAVVLRVFSPVGPGTPAGSPLGRLAEAMRRAMQSGDGELKLSGLGVQRDFVDVRDVARAVHAASLSAAQGVVNIGTGRAVRLRDAAAVLARVAGYGGALHELDVPHGGDRHGGPAHGHPGRPQGLAAIGSPRSEATAEQIASAAPQPYPYPDGCGAWQQADVRTARDRLGWRPRINLEESLADIWMEAACRI, from the coding sequence ATGAGGGTGCTGCTGATCGGAGCCAACGGTTACCTCGGCCGCTACGTCGCGGACCGGCTGCTCGCCGACCCCGCGGTCCAGCTCACCGCGCTCGGCCGCGGCGACGACGCCGACGTCCGCTTCGACCTCGCCACCGGCAGTCCCGGAGCCCTCACCCGGTTCCTGGACGCCGTCCACCCCGGCGTCGTCATCAACTGCGCGGGCGCCACCCGCGGCGGGGCCCGGGAACTGACCCGGCACAACACCGTCGCCGTCGCCACCATCTGCGAGTCGCTGCGCCGCAGCGGCTGCGGCGCCCGGCTGGTCCAGCTCGGCTGCTCCGCCGAGTACGGGCCCAGCCAGCCCGGCTCGTCCACGGCCGAGGACGCCGTGCCCAGACCCGGCGGACCGTACGGCGTCAGCAAGCTCGCCGCGACCGAGCTGGTGCTCGGGTCCGGCCTGGACGCCGTCGTCCTGCGGGTGTTCTCGCCCGTCGGCCCCGGAACCCCCGCGGGCTCCCCGCTGGGCCGGCTCGCCGAGGCGATGCGGCGCGCCATGCAGTCCGGGGACGGCGAGCTCAAGCTGAGCGGCCTCGGAGTCCAGCGCGACTTCGTCGACGTACGGGACGTCGCGCGGGCCGTGCACGCCGCCTCCCTGTCCGCGGCCCAGGGGGTCGTCAACATCGGCACCGGCCGGGCGGTCCGGCTGCGCGACGCGGCGGCCGTCCTGGCCCGCGTCGCCGGATACGGCGGCGCCCTGCACGAACTGGACGTCCCGCACGGCGGCGACCGGCACGGCGGCCCCGCGCACGGACACCCCGGCCGTCCGCAGGGCCTGGCCGCCATCGGTTCGCCGCGCTCCGAGGCCACCGCCGAGCAGATCGCCTCCGCCGCCCCCCAGCCGTACCCCTACCCCGACGGCTGCGGCGCCTGGCAGCAGGCCGACGTGCGCACCGCCCGGGACCGGCTCGGCTGGCGGCCCCGGATCAACCTGGAGGAGTCCCTCGCGGACATCTGGATGGAGGCGGCGTGCCGTATCTGA
- a CDS encoding DUF3492 domain-containing protein has protein sequence MRIGLVTEGGYPYAAGEAGLWCDRLVRGLPQHEFELYALSRSAGQEARGRVPLPGHVTRVRTAPLWAPGDDGRTYARRERRRFTAGFEQLVRGICADGAEAFATGLYELAALAREQGGMYAALRSETAVRAVEAGCRAPGAGRGLAAARVPDLLEFVDALERMLRPLSLDWYEEPGLGAVDVCHAAAGGVAALPGLLAKRFFGVPLLVTEYGVRLRTHYLEHGEDDRPALRALLAAFHVRLAGEIYAGADLLTPGNAHARRWQERCGAPRERLRTVYPGMEADRFAAVGEDPDRGDPDTLVWVGRTEPAKDLIGLLHAFAEVRRAAPDTRLRIFSTAAVPGYLADCRSLAAQLFPDEAADARTVGENPVTFEEIGGPETPSPADAYGAGRIALLSSVIEGFPLTLAEAMFCGRATVSTDVGAVREVIGGTGLVVPPRNPRALADACLALLRDPERAQRLGAAARARALELFTVEQNVAAFQDGYQLLLARGSARPDGDVPFERPAEARVPGHWTTPTWAPPVTPAPGPGAAA, from the coding sequence GTGCGGATCGGACTGGTCACGGAAGGTGGTTATCCGTATGCGGCGGGAGAGGCCGGGCTCTGGTGCGACCGGCTCGTGCGCGGGCTCCCGCAGCACGAGTTCGAGCTCTACGCGCTGAGCCGCAGCGCCGGCCAGGAGGCACGCGGCCGGGTCCCGCTCCCGGGGCACGTCACCCGGGTGCGGACCGCCCCGCTGTGGGCCCCGGGCGACGACGGGCGCACGTACGCGCGGCGCGAACGGCGGCGCTTCACCGCCGGCTTCGAGCAGCTGGTCCGCGGGATCTGCGCGGACGGGGCCGAGGCCTTCGCCACCGGGCTCTACGAACTCGCCGCGCTCGCCCGTGAACAGGGCGGGATGTACGCGGCCCTGCGCTCCGAGACGGCCGTACGGGCCGTGGAGGCCGGCTGCCGCGCCCCGGGCGCGGGCCGCGGCCTGGCGGCGGCCCGGGTACCCGACCTGCTGGAGTTCGTCGACGCCCTGGAACGGATGCTGCGGCCGCTGTCCCTCGACTGGTACGAGGAGCCCGGACTCGGCGCCGTCGACGTCTGCCACGCGGCGGCCGGCGGTGTCGCGGCGCTCCCCGGACTCCTGGCCAAACGCTTCTTCGGAGTCCCGCTGCTGGTCACCGAGTACGGGGTCCGGCTGCGCACCCACTACCTGGAGCACGGCGAGGACGACCGGCCCGCCCTGCGCGCGCTCCTCGCGGCCTTCCACGTCCGGCTCGCCGGCGAGATCTACGCCGGCGCCGACCTCCTCACCCCCGGCAACGCGCACGCCCGCCGCTGGCAGGAGCGCTGCGGGGCCCCGCGGGAGCGACTGCGGACCGTGTACCCCGGGATGGAGGCGGACCGATTCGCCGCCGTCGGCGAGGACCCGGACCGCGGCGACCCGGACACCCTGGTGTGGGTCGGGCGCACCGAGCCCGCCAAGGACCTGATCGGCCTGCTGCACGCCTTCGCCGAGGTCCGCCGGGCCGCGCCCGACACCCGGCTGCGGATCTTCTCGACGGCCGCCGTGCCCGGCTACCTGGCCGACTGCCGGTCGCTGGCCGCGCAGCTCTTCCCCGACGAGGCCGCCGACGCGCGGACGGTGGGGGAGAACCCGGTCACCTTCGAGGAGATCGGCGGCCCCGAGACGCCCTCCCCGGCCGACGCCTACGGGGCCGGCCGGATCGCGCTGCTGTCCTCGGTGATCGAGGGCTTCCCCCTCACCCTCGCCGAGGCCATGTTCTGCGGGCGCGCCACCGTGTCCACGGACGTCGGGGCCGTCCGCGAGGTCATCGGCGGGACCGGACTGGTCGTGCCGCCCCGCAACCCGCGGGCGCTCGCCGACGCCTGCCTCGCCCTGCTGCGGGACCCCGAGCGGGCCCAGCGGCTGGGGGCGGCGGCGCGGGCCAGGGCGCTGGAGCTGTTCACCGTCGAGCAGAACGTGGCCGCCTTCCAGGACGGATACCAGCTGCTGCTGGCCCGCGGTTCCGCACGGCCCGACGGGGACGTCCCCTTCGAGCGGCCGGCCGAGGCGCGCGTGCCGGGGCACTGGACCACGCCGACGTGGGCCCCGCCCGTCACCCCCGCGCCGGGTCCGGGGGCGGCGGCATGA
- a CDS encoding dipeptide ABC transporter ATP-binding protein: MTEPLVDVRDLVVDFPVGAPGEYLRAVDGLSFTLEPGRALALVGESGSGKSTVAAALLGLHRGTGARLGGTVRVGGTDVGTAPTRQLRALRGGTAAMVFQDPLGSLDPYHCVGDQIAEVYRIHTTASRRAARARAVEVLDRVGIPDAARRARSRPHEFSGGMRQRALIAMALACEPRLLIADEPTTALDVTVQARILDLLHGLREERGLGLLLVTHDVGVAAGSVDELLVMRGGSAVERGPVGRVLSAPGAPYTRELLAAVPRLDGPRAPRLRPVPDAHGPVVEAFGLRREFGRGKRRVVAVGGPDRADGVSLAVRRGETLGIVGESGSGKSTLGRMLVGLLAPGSGRIHHEGRETRGIAPGAQMVFQDPVSSLNPRRSVGESIADPLRAAGRRDGAAIRARVEELLTRVGLEAGHYDRYPHEFSGGQRQRVGIARALAPQPTLIVCDEPVSALDVTTQAQVTALLAELQRELGIALVFIAHDLAVVRQVSDRVAVMHGGLIVEEGPVDEVYERPAHPYTRQLLDAVPALDPGLAARRRSARQKVSARQEMFA; the protein is encoded by the coding sequence ATGACCGAACCCCTCGTGGACGTCCGCGACCTGGTGGTGGACTTCCCCGTCGGCGCGCCGGGGGAGTACCTGCGCGCCGTGGACGGGCTGTCCTTCACCCTGGAACCCGGCCGCGCCCTGGCCCTCGTGGGCGAGTCCGGCAGCGGCAAGTCCACCGTGGCGGCCGCCCTGCTCGGACTCCACCGCGGTACGGGCGCCCGGCTCGGCGGCACCGTACGGGTCGGCGGCACCGACGTGGGCACCGCCCCGACACGGCAACTGCGCGCCCTGCGCGGGGGCACCGCGGCGATGGTGTTCCAGGACCCGCTCGGCTCCCTCGACCCGTACCACTGCGTCGGCGACCAGATCGCCGAGGTGTACCGGATCCACACCACCGCCTCCCGGCGCGCAGCCCGCGCCCGCGCCGTCGAGGTCCTCGACCGGGTCGGCATCCCCGACGCGGCCCGCCGCGCCCGCTCCCGCCCGCACGAGTTCAGCGGAGGCATGCGCCAACGGGCCCTGATCGCCATGGCGTTGGCGTGCGAACCCCGGCTGCTGATCGCCGACGAACCCACCACCGCCCTCGACGTCACCGTCCAGGCCCGGATCCTCGACCTGCTCCACGGCCTGCGCGAGGAACGGGGCCTGGGGCTGTTGCTGGTCACGCACGACGTGGGCGTGGCGGCCGGGAGCGTCGACGAGCTGCTGGTGATGCGCGGCGGCTCCGCCGTGGAGCGGGGCCCCGTGGGCCGGGTGCTGTCCGCCCCCGGGGCCCCGTACACCCGCGAGCTGCTGGCGGCCGTCCCGCGGCTCGACGGTCCGCGCGCCCCCCGGCTGCGCCCGGTCCCCGACGCGCACGGGCCCGTCGTCGAAGCCTTCGGCCTGCGCCGGGAGTTCGGCCGCGGGAAGCGGCGCGTCGTCGCCGTCGGCGGACCGGACCGGGCCGACGGGGTCTCGCTCGCGGTGCGCCGCGGGGAGACGCTCGGCATCGTGGGGGAGTCCGGCAGCGGCAAGAGCACCCTCGGGCGGATGCTCGTCGGGCTGCTGGCACCCGGCTCCGGCCGGATCCACCACGAGGGCCGGGAGACCCGGGGCATCGCGCCCGGCGCCCAGATGGTGTTCCAGGACCCGGTGTCCTCCCTCAACCCCCGCCGCTCCGTCGGCGAGTCCATCGCCGACCCGCTGCGCGCGGCGGGCCGGCGCGACGGGGCCGCGATCCGGGCCCGGGTGGAGGAACTCCTGACCCGCGTCGGCCTGGAGGCCGGGCACTACGACCGCTACCCGCACGAGTTCAGCGGCGGCCAGCGCCAGCGCGTCGGCATCGCCCGCGCCCTGGCCCCGCAACCCACGCTGATCGTCTGCGACGAACCGGTGTCCGCCCTCGACGTCACCACCCAGGCACAGGTCACCGCCCTGCTGGCGGAACTCCAGCGGGAGCTGGGGATCGCGCTCGTCTTCATCGCGCACGACCTCGCGGTGGTCCGGCAGGTCAGCGACCGGGTCGCGGTCATGCACGGCGGCCTGATCGTCGAGGAGGGCCCGGTCGACGAGGTCTACGAACGCCCCGCCCACCCCTATACCCGGCAGCTGCTGGACGCCGTACCGGCCCTCGACCCGGGCCTGGCGGCACGGCGGCGGTCCGCGCGGCAGAAGGTGTCCGCGCGGCAGGAGATGTTCGCGTAG
- a CDS encoding ABC transporter permease produces MTRFVLNRLGGAVLVLLALSVAVYALFYVAPGDPARLACGERCNPAQIAQVRAQLGLDDSVVVQYLRFLRGLVAGRDYPGGAGLLLHCDAPCLGFSYQNDRQVTELLLERLPATFSLALGALVIWLVLGVGTGLLSALRRGGFTERALTVITLAATGTPVFILGLLLLMAVCAHLRWLPFPTYVPFGEDPEQWAWNLLLPWITLGFFESAKYARVTRSSTLETLADDHIRTFRAYGVGERALVTRHAVRGAVAPVIALSAVDFGTMIGGAVLTESLFGIPGLGKTLIDGVRVVDLPVVVGVVLAIGAAVVIAGAVADLLYAVADRRVALT; encoded by the coding sequence GTGACCCGCTTCGTGCTCAACCGGCTCGGCGGGGCGGTCCTGGTACTGCTCGCCCTGTCCGTCGCCGTCTACGCCCTCTTCTACGTCGCCCCCGGCGACCCCGCCCGCCTCGCCTGCGGGGAGCGGTGCAACCCGGCGCAGATCGCCCAGGTGCGCGCGCAGCTCGGACTCGACGACTCCGTCGTCGTCCAGTACCTGCGCTTCCTCCGGGGGCTGGTGGCCGGCCGCGACTACCCGGGCGGTGCCGGACTCCTCCTGCACTGCGACGCGCCCTGCCTCGGGTTCTCGTACCAGAACGACCGGCAGGTCACCGAGCTGCTCCTGGAACGCCTGCCCGCCACCTTCTCCCTGGCGCTGGGCGCACTGGTGATCTGGCTCGTCCTCGGCGTCGGCACCGGACTGCTGTCCGCGCTGCGCCGCGGAGGGTTCACCGAACGCGCGCTGACCGTGATCACCCTCGCCGCCACCGGCACCCCCGTCTTCATCCTCGGCCTGCTCCTGCTCATGGCCGTCTGCGCCCACCTGCGGTGGCTGCCCTTCCCGACCTACGTGCCCTTCGGCGAGGACCCGGAGCAGTGGGCCTGGAACCTGCTGCTGCCCTGGATCACGCTCGGCTTCTTCGAGAGCGCCAAGTACGCCCGCGTCACCCGCAGTTCCACCCTGGAGACGCTCGCCGACGACCACATCCGCACCTTCCGCGCCTACGGGGTGGGGGAGCGTGCGCTGGTCACCCGGCACGCGGTGCGCGGGGCCGTCGCGCCCGTGATCGCCCTCAGCGCGGTGGACTTCGGCACGATGATCGGCGGCGCCGTGCTGACCGAGTCCCTGTTCGGCATCCCCGGCCTCGGCAAGACCCTCATCGACGGGGTGCGGGTCGTGGACCTGCCGGTGGTCGTCGGCGTCGTCCTCGCCATCGGCGCGGCCGTCGTGATCGCCGGCGCCGTCGCCGACCTGCTGTACGCCGTAGCGGACCGAAGGGTGGCCCTGACATGA